NNNNNNNNNNNNNNNNNNNNNNNNNNNNNNNNNNNNNNNNNNNNNNNNNNNNNNNNNNNNNNNNNNNNNNNNNNNNNNNNNNNNNNNNNNNNNNNNNNNNNcccccccccccccgtctgaCCCGGACAGCGCAAGGCCCGGACCCCAGGCAGGCCTGATCAGAATCCTGCCTAGAAGCAGTCTGGGAGTCCTGGACCGGGCCTAGGGTCGCGAAGATCCGGACGCAGTTCCAGCCTTTTGCACAGGCAAAATTCAGGACTACTTGCCTGAggttcagtttctttatctgtcaaaagAGAGGACTGGACACTAGGACCTCAGGGGGGGTGCCCTGTCACGGCCCTGTAGCCCCAGTTTGGGAAGGGTTAGTGTTTGAGATTTAGCGATCCTCAGTGCTCTCCCTCGCCTTATGACCTTGGACTAGGCTTTTCTGTCCGTCCCTTCCTCCTCCAGGTCAGAGTCCTCAGCAAAGCTTCGGAGAGCAGACTTGGTTAAGTCAGGGTTTCCAGGGGTGGATCCTTGGGGTTCGCTGACTTTATATAGGAATTTCGTGTTTGCGTGTAAAGAAACGTTGTTTttatatgttgttgttattgttgtttttaagagAAGCAATATGACAGCGGTTAGCTGTTGTTGGAGATAGGAATACTTGGGTTCAGGTCCCATCTTTGACAGGTACTGACTCTGTGGATGgaaaaataacttcatttttcCGTGCtggactataaattgcagagaaggtatcAATATGCATTGTTTGATTGCATTAAGTTCCTTATACCAAGGATGTTACGAATTTggcccttatcttttttttttttttttttttaatgtaacttcCAGTGGCCCCAGTGTTGGTTATTTCTCCAATTAACGATAATAGTGGTATAGCTTtgttttcttaacccttaccttccatcttacagtcaatactgtgtattggttccaaggcagagaagtggtaagggctaggaacccggggttaagtgacttgcctagggtcacacacctaggaaatgcatgaggtcagacttgaaccccaaacctcttgtctctaggcctgactctcaatctcctAAGCCACCTACCCTCCCCTGATGGTAtggttttagagctgaaagaggatGGTAGTAAGTGAAATATAGACGCTATTAATGGTGACAGGCCTATGGTTTTTGGAAAAGAATTGCTCACAGAGAATAAGCATGGCACCAATAAGACTGACAAATTTGTTGGCTGACCCTGGTTTTGCTTTTTTGATGTTGTCAAATGTAATTGACAACAAAGAAGTAAATTCTCATTTAAAGTCAgacttttatatatatgtatttggttTTTTTGGTGGGGTTTATTGTTAAGTGGAAGTATTCTGAAGGACATTTTGCAGGACATTTGATTTTAGTCAAGCATCTTAACTggcagaaaagacagaaaaatgtaGTTCAGACAGTCATAGAGTTAGTGTATCCTTTTATGTACAGTTATTCCCAGAGAGTATAGCTAAATGtatatgttttcatttggatGGAGACCATAGCAGTTGTTATGTAGCAGAACTCTTATCTTTGTCCCTGTCCTAACAAAACCTGTCCCAAGACTTACTAAAGCCACTTTTAGAGAAATAGCATGTGATCATTAGCCCTCCCAGTCAATTTTTCTTCTAGAGGTAGTATTCAAAGCCAAGTCTGCCCAAGCCTAGCATAGCATTGACTTGGAGTGTCTGGTTTCTGAACCCTGGCTCACTCCTTACcttcactgagcctcagttttcttatttgtaaaatgaaagagtgcATCTTCAGTACCTTCTTAGGattgttatttaaatatataaagcattttctgaggttcaaatacataaaatgttttctaaatcttTGAAGTATTAAACATCAggtataatttaatttttcttagtaCTGTAGATGAAAGCTATGGAAAAGATGTTTATTGAATCAACTGGCAGACAGCTAATGTTGGtccaaatatataaattatttctctaAGAGAAGAACttattgaaagaaaagaagtatgtgaactggaaaaattaTTATTCCATTCCATCCTCCATCATGTTTTTGagacaaaaaaattttattccaGAGCTTCTGTAGACTTTCTATAGCTGAGCAGGCTAATTACAGACAGGTTATTCTCACTTGCTCTCCCTTTCTTGCTTCTCTCATTTTACTTTTAGAGCAACTTCTTGTTAATCAAAAGCTTAGAAACACAGTTGCTCTTTGGATTCACCCTTTCTGTGCTTATCTCCTGCTCTATGATGTCACTTCCAGAAGAAGCCACCCCAAGGTCATAGGGAAACAGCCTGAGCTATGTAGGATAGTCTAGTAGCACATTGAGGAGAGGGTCATTCTGCCCACTTGctcctcttgatttttttgaatATGAAGAGGAGGGAGAATTAAGAGCAGCATGATGTTTGTAGGCTCTGACATGAAAGTGGGTAGAGAAATCTGTATGTCTTATGTTGTCCTGGCACCAACTTCTTCAGCTGTTTATGCCAGATAGACAAGCACTTACCTAAGCACTCAGATTTTATACAAGCTAGGTTTGGAGGAAAAATAAAGCCTTCATTCAGGTTAATAGAGCATTTAGGATGATAGGAAAAGGTTTCAGAAAGATCCAAATAGTCTGAACCCCAAGGAGATGAAATTTAACAATTTTAAATGAAGATCATTACAAGCTCAAAATGGAAGAGACATGATTTATTATCATTCATGAGGGAAAAAATCTAATAGGGAGATTGCATATCATAAAAATTAACTGACAGTGCTACCAAactcataaaaaacaaaaagataatgcAATCTTAGTGTGCATTTACCTTTTGTGAATCCCAGTCAGGAAAGATCTTTACTCAGCACTGGTCAGTCCACATTCGAGTAGTATCCCTAGTAGTAATCCCTGGATTGTGTGGGGAACCAGACCAAAAAGAGATCTAGAAGGCTTTGCACTGGGAGAGagcagttaaagaaatcaaaggtgtTTAGTCAGGAAAAGTTGCACAGGGAGAATAGAATAGTTGTCTTCTGGTATCTCTTGGAATCCTCTTGAAGAGGAATTATTAAACTTGTTCTTGAATTCAAATGAATGAACTAGGACCAGTGTAGAAGTTAGTAGAAGTCTGAACttttaacaattagaactgtcccaCATGGAAATTAGGTTGtccagaaaaataactgacctctGACTGGAAGTATTCAAAGCAGGCTATTGATATGTTGAAGAAAAGAGCCTTCAATTGGTAAGCAAGTTAGATTAATTAACATCTGTAAAGCAGACCTTGCAAGTTAGTGTAGTAAGCCAGATCTCTTACTCCCTACCCAGTACTGTTTCCATAATATCTGTTGGGAAACTTAACTAAGGCAGCCTTTCCTCTTTAGTATCTAGAGTGTCTTCTGATGTTTCATGCACCATACTATTTCTTGTTTAGaaatataggcagttttcacattaTGCAAATTCAACTTTGCCGAATTCCAAAAAGTCACCTATCCTAACTTTATTTTACTGTGCTCTTTTCATTCCTGCCCCTCCTTCTAACACTTccacacaaaaaaaaatacagatgtGGAGAAACCACCACCTCACCAGAACCAGATCAAGCATGGTTTGAGAACTTGTATCTGGCCTCCATGTGTCAGTTTTAATATGTCTTACCCTGGTTACTACAATTCTGTCCCCAGCCCAAGAATGTTGCCCAACCTATCCTCCATTGTCTATGTCTGCCTgccacattttcttccttttggctCTGGCCAGGCCACAGTGTGGCTAGTCCTGGAGCTCAATTTTTCCTCCTCCTGCTTTCACTTCTCTGTCCTTAACCCCTTCATGTCCTGAATCATGTGCTGGCCCTTTCCTCCACAGAAAAgccctgtttttgcctttttccttctctttcccaggaCCACAGGCAAATTCAAATTATGTAAAAATTGCTTTacaattttttacatttacaaTTTTCAACTCTCCTGACAGTCCACTTAACTAAAATCAAGAACTCTCTATATAACACTTTTACTCTCTGTAGGGTACTTCAGGCAACCAGAATTTTTCACACAGCATCTCCCCGTCTGGCTCCTTTGCCTCCTCTTCCTGAGCATGGAGGGAAAGTTCGTCATGGATTGATTCCTGAGGAATTCTTTGAGTTTATGTATCCTAAAACCGGAGTTACAGGTAAGCAAACTTTACAGCAGAGATGATTCAGTCTGATGTTTGATATGGTAGTAATTTTGGGTGCTTTGTGACTTTGgtattgtttctgttttttcagtGTACCTTGTTAATTTGTGTGggtaaccaaaaataaaattagactTTGTATTTCATACTCTCCCGTTTATTGTTGATTTATTCTAACCAAAACTTGTTGCTATGGCCATTGACCTTTGGAAACTAAATATTTCTGGACTTTAAAAAGCCTATACTTAGAAACCTGacattgtttctctctctctctctttttaactcttactgtctgtcttggaatcaatactaagtattgcttccaaggcagaagaatggtgaggctagcagttgaggttaagtgacttactttcccagagtcacacagctagaaaatgtccacTAGTTGCTCCCTGACATTGTTTCTTCATTCATTGAAATATTTAAGGGCTTGCCATATGCATACCTTCTTTGATGCAGGGATGATAAAGTCAGAGCTTATTAGctatttgaggaaaatgagatataCTTAGAAATTAAGCAATTATGAAGTGTATAATTATCAAATAAGTGGCTTAAAACACATATCAGTAGACAGCATCATCTCTAGCAGGTCCTACCAAGCTGGAGAAACTGTGGCAATTGTAAACACTAACCCTACCTAAGTGTTTAGAAGGTAGACTACCtggtgatttatttatttatttttatggggCAATTTGAGAAACTGTCTATTAAGACACTTTGGGGTTACAGTCTGCATTGTTGCAAAAAATACCCCCTCTGATAAGATCATAGACTTTTTTTCAGGTATTTTTAGGGCAAAGGTACTATGAAAATAAGGTACTAAATAGGAGTGGATAGATTTCATACTTATCTACTACTCTGGTTttggggctttaaaaaaaatcactttgacaacGATTATTGAATATCCttgatttgtaatttttctaaataaCAGGCTTTTTTATACACTAGAGTGAACTAACTTTAGAAATTTAGCTTGCATTGTCTTTCAATCAGTGTGAAACCTCATTAGTCCAGATTTTCTAAAACCATATAGAACTTCtcataaatattctttttctttcaggtCCTTATGTATTGGGCACAGGATTTATCCTGTATCTTCTCTCCAAAGAAATCTATGTTATTACTGCTGATACCTTTGCTGCCATGTCAACATTGGGGCTCCTGGTCTATATAGTTAAAAAATATGGTGCCTCTGTAGCAGCTTTTGCTGATAAACTCAGAGAGGTATGGAcagaaatttgatttttttctcattttagtttTGGACTGATATTTCATAATTAAGAGTAGAATCTTCAACTGATTGGATTTAAAACGTATTCTGAGGGAAACTTTTCTACTAATGTTACTTAGCTAAAaaagactctttttttaaaattaccagCTTTCTCCAGAGATTCCCATATTTGATTACCAGCTTCATAGTAGTATTAATAAGCATTTGTAACTTGAATGACATATTGAGGCCTACAGAGtcatattttccatgtttattcAAATTCTTGGTTACTTTTTAGTTTTAGGTTGATTTTGAGATATTGGGCTGGTATCTCTTTATCTGGCTTCCATGAAAGTTGTGGTCATTTTCCTTTCACTTTAACACTAGTGAGTCCTAACCACACTAATGAACCTTGAgtttaaagggggaaaatggaTCAGTGCTTATTATCAGTTGCTTCTTACCAGTCTTTTTATAAATATCCTAACTGCAGGATCAGATGGCTGAGGCAGAAGCACTGAAACAGGCTTCTGTGAAAAATTTCCAAGATGCAATTGACCAGGAAAAGCAACAGCAAGCTCTGGTTGACAAACGTCACTACCTTTTTGATGTCCAGAGGGTAAGTATTTTTTAGGAATTAAAAAGTACTTTTCCCACATCAGGAAATCATACCTCCTGGGAATTCAGTATACTAGattcaggaaaaacaaaatactaaCTAGATAAAATCCCATTATATGCGCCTGGTATATAGAAACTATGCTAATTCATTTTTAGAGTATTTAATTCACATATAGCTTGAAAGAATTATATTCAATCTATTACATATTTCATTTACTTCTACCCAGTACTAATAACTATCATCAGAAGTGTTGACTAAAGCATGTCATGCCTATATCGAGGTTACTGAATGACAAAAGCAGGTTCTTGGAACACAGACAAATCAGAAATTAGATGCTCAAGTAGCCTTAATCTAGTATAGTgacagtgaaccttttagaatGGAGTGCTGGGCACTGTCCCCACCCCCCAAGACTTGAGTACCATGTCCTCATACCCCCACCAGAGACCACATGCCATTTGCCCACCTctaccttaccccacacagggaaaggaagaagtgctttcattgggctgctgggcagaagggtggttGAAGTGAGGGATGTCCTCAGcacaggggaaggggaaaggagtggCTTAAATGCtgtgctcccttccagctctgctacctgtgagccacccaccttaccccgtgtgctccctttgggctgctgaaCAGAGGGTTAGGTGATGTGAAAATGTCATTGGGCtcagtggaaagggggaagggagcagttctgCCCGAGGCTCcctacctttctagtaacaaaagATGGCAGGGAGGGTGGGGTGGAGTGGCTGAgagcccacagagagtgctctttgtgccatctttggcacccctgtcataggtttgccatcactgatcacTCAGTGTTTGGATTATTTGTGACTTGATAGGTGGCTAATTTGTACAATCAACGTATTTTTCTTTCCCAGTTTGATGAAACTTTTCACTTTCAAAATCATATtaaattttaaggaaaacaaCCTACCTCCAAATCCCCTCATCTTTTGTATAGAATAGGAAAGAAATCTGAtacttgtaatgttctcttagCACAATCCTTGAAAACATGTGGCTCTTTACTAACATAAGTGGGATTTCTTACCTTCTTTAGAACAACATTGCCATGACAATAGAAGTCTTCTACCGAGAAAGGCTGCACAAGGTGTACACTGAGGTGAAGAATCGCCTGGATTATCACATTGCAAAGCAGAACATGATGCGACGCAAAGAACAAGAACACATGATCACATGGGTGGAGAACCACGTGGTGAAGAGCATCTCTGCTCAGCAGGTATTAGATTATTGGCATGTCTAATGAATATGGGTCCTGGAGCTGGCCAGCAGCTATGGGGTGAAGAAAGTAAAGCTGCCCTGGTGTTGTAATCAGGAGGAGTGAGTGCATACCTGATATAGAATCCTTTCCCTTTCAAAATCTGATCTACCAAAGAGATGTTTCATCTCATTTGTAGGTTCAGTAGGTCTCCCTAATCATGTACATGGCTGCTAAAACTACAAGGGATTAATTTCTATTCAAAAATGACTGATAACAAATTTATGCCATgtggtgttttctttttctttctttttttttttaatagaaaatttttccatggttacataattcatgttctttctctccccttacccttcccttctccccctccccccccaaacaCCCAAGTAGCCAAGGAATatttccgctgggttttacatgtgttattgatcaagacctatttccatattattgatagttgcactagggtgctcatttagcatctacatccccaatcataacca
The window above is part of the Gracilinanus agilis isolate LMUSP501 chromosome 4, AgileGrace, whole genome shotgun sequence genome. Proteins encoded here:
- the ATP5PB gene encoding ATP synthase F(0) complex subunit B1, mitochondrial, producing FLHLQFSTLLTVHLTKIKNSLYNTFTLCRVLQATRIFHTASPRLAPLPPLPEHGGKVRHGLIPEEFFEFMYPKTGVTGPYVLGTGFILYLLSKEIYVITADTFAAMSTLGLLVYIVKKYGASVAAFADKLREDQMAEAEALKQASVKNFQDAIDQEKQQQALVDKRHYLFDVQRNNIAMTIEVFYRERLHKVYTEVKNRLDYHIAKQNMMRRKEQEHMITWVENHVVKSISAQQEKETIAKCIADLKLLAKKAQAQSQALL